In the genome of Acidimicrobiales bacterium, the window CCACTGTTGACCGACGCGCCGACGGCATGTTCGATCTGCGTCTGGTGGGTCCGGCACGGGGGACCTGTGCTGTTCGCGTGACGCCGTCGGCGGGGCCGCTAGTAGCTCAGCTCGCAGCGGGTCCTGTGTGCGAGGCTCAGCTCTTGGCCGCCGGCGGGCTCACGGCCGCCATCGCCGTCGATCACCTCGAACGCCGGGGCTGGCTCGAGCGAACAGCGATCGACGGGTCCCGACCGCTCGCCACTCTACAGCCGCGCGGCCGGAGTGATCCTGCCGGCGAAGCCCCCCTCGCCCGCCGAGACGGACGGTTGTCGCGTTTTGCGTTGCTTCGGACGGAGTGCAGGCAAGTCGTCGTAGAGTCGGCTCGCGCCAGCGCTCGTGTGATACTTCACGAGCCCTCGCTGGCGAGTCTCGTGGCCCAGCTGGGCATCGGCTTCGAGCCATCTGTTCCGGGATTGGATCGAACGGCGATCGACGCGGTGATCGAGCTGTTCGCCCGCGGTTTGTTACTCGACGACGACAAGGACGGCCAGGACGATGACGGTCGTCTGGCGCAATGGAGCCTGCCGGACCTCATGTTTCACCAGCGGAGCCGGCTCGGTCGTCATGCCGAGCCCTCCGGTGCGACTGGAAGGTTTCGGCCACCGCCCGCGCTCAGGGCCGCCGCCAAGCGACGGCTTCAGCTCCCGACGCCGGATCTCGATCGGATCCAGCGCTCGGACCCTTCGTTTCAGACCGTGGTCGAACGCCGTCGCTCGCTGCGTGATCACGACGGGCTCGCCCCCGTATCGGGTGCTCAGCTCGGCGAGCTGCTGTATCGCTCGGCGCGCAACCGTTCCGTAGGGGCCAGTCAGGGAGAGGATTGGGTTGATCGCCCGTATGGGTCCGGCGGTGCCCGTCACTCACTGGAGCTCTACCCGCTCGTGGTCCGCTGTGCGGGAGTCGCCGGGGGTCTGTATCGCTACGAAGGAACCAGCCATGCCCTGGAGCCAATCGCTGCTGAAGACCGTGCTCTCCGAGCCATTGTCGTCCGGGCGCGCTTGCAAGCGGTGATGAGCTCTGAGCCGCAGGTGGTGCTGCTCATGACGTCGAGGGTTGGCCGGGTCATGTCGAAATACGAGTCCATCGCCTACGGGCTCATCCTCAAGGAGGTGGGGGTCCTGATGCATCAGCTCCAGCTGGTAGCGACAGCGATGGGCCTGGCCTCATGTCCGATCGGGAACGGTGACTCGGAGGAGTTCTCTCGTGCGAGTGGCATCGATCCCTATGAGGAGCCGAACGTAGGAGAACTGATTCTCGGTACGGCGGCCCGACGGGGCGACGATGCGTGAGCCTGGTTGCCGCCGATGCCTTATGCAGGACGAGCGATCGGCGACGCCGGTGACTGCACCCCGCTACCGTCTCCTTGGCCGAGCACGGTGCCCACAATCGCACGCCTGAATCACCCCACTGGGTTACCCTCGACGGGCAATGGGAAACAGCCGGCGATCGGCTACCGGTGGAAGCGTGTTCGGCCGACCGCTACGCGAGTTTCGGGTCCGCCTCCGCCCGGATCAGCTCCTTGCGCGCATTCGCGATCGCGAACGAGCGAACCTGCGGCGGGCGGCCCGGATCGCGATCGTGCTGACGCTGGCGTACTGGGTCGTGGAGAAGGGCCTCGGTCGCCCGAGTGGGGCGTTGGAGGCCGCCTTTGCGGTCTTTGCGTTGCTCCTCTTTGCCGACTTCGGCGGCCCGATGGGCCACCGATTCGTGGCCTACCTGCTGACCACGCTCGCCGGGCTTGTGATGCTCGCGATCGGGTCGCTCGCCGCCTACTCGGGCTGGACGAGTGTGCTGGTGGGCGCCTTCGGCTCGTTCGCCCTGACGTACGCCGGGGTACTGCGTGGCTACGTCGCGGCCGCGGGGCTCGCACTCCTGATTCCGCTTGTCATCGCGTTGACGGCCACGCCCGCAGTCTCCGAGATCCCGAACGAGTTGGTCGGCTGGGCTATCGGATCCGGGCTCGCGATCGCCGCAGCGATGTTTTTGTGGCCGCTGTATGCCCAGAGCAACCTGCATCTCCGGGTGGCGGCAGCGCTCGCGGCCGCCGCCGCCCTGATCCATGCGCTCTGGCCCGAATCGATGGAGAACAACCCCGACAACGCGAGCGCCGCCGTCGGGGCCTTTGAGGCCGCCGCCGCGGACGTTGATGCCGCGTACGACGGTCACCTGCTGCGACCGGGCGCCACGACACCGCGCGACCGGTCCGTTATGCTGGCCGTCGACGGCGTGGCGCGTCTGAAGACTTTTCTCGCGTGGGTCGCCGAAGCGACCGACCGCCGTGCGAGCTCGATCGACCGATCACTACTGGCGGCGTGCGAGCAGATGCTGAAAGCGTGTGCCCGAACGATGCGATCCGGCGCTGAGTCACCGATACCATCAGCGCTCAACGCGGCGCGCGAGCAACACACGATCAGCACC includes:
- a CDS encoding SagB family peptide dehydrogenase produces the protein MILHEPSLASLVAQLGIGFEPSVPGLDRTAIDAVIELFARGLLLDDDKDGQDDDGRLAQWSLPDLMFHQRSRLGRHAEPSGATGRFRPPPALRAAAKRRLQLPTPDLDRIQRSDPSFQTVVERRRSLRDHDGLAPVSGAQLGELLYRSARNRSVGASQGEDWVDRPYGSGGARHSLELYPLVVRCAGVAGGLYRYEGTSHALEPIAAEDRALRAIVVRARLQAVMSSEPQVVLLMTSRVGRVMSKYESIAYGLILKEVGVLMHQLQLVATAMGLASCPIGNGDSEEFSRASGIDPYEEPNVGELILGTAARRGDDA